Proteins from one Amycolatopsis endophytica genomic window:
- a CDS encoding GntR family transcriptional regulator — protein sequence MSRQLGSGRTTLPQQLAQVLRQRIREGHWSQTQRLPTEAELCAEFQVSRVTVRQALRTLESQGLITSRQGVGTFISVSDAMVHTGLQELKSITETIREMGLTPSMRFSLKKIRPATPDEAAEFPGNPGGDVLELRRTISADDVVVAYVHDVMPMWVFGDDFDVDDLTGSVFAHLGKHTDVVPRRAVSEIHACRGLPAEWAPFAEEPPAPETLFLLLDQMQFDHRNRPFMHTEAHFIEGRFTFMVVRLAPV from the coding sequence ATGTCGCGACAGCTCGGTTCGGGGCGGACGACCCTGCCGCAGCAACTGGCCCAGGTCCTGCGTCAACGGATCCGGGAAGGACACTGGTCGCAGACGCAGCGGTTGCCCACCGAGGCCGAGCTCTGCGCCGAGTTCCAGGTCTCCCGGGTGACGGTCCGGCAAGCCCTGCGCACCCTGGAGAGCCAGGGGCTGATCACCTCGCGGCAGGGTGTCGGCACGTTCATCTCGGTCAGCGACGCGATGGTCCACACCGGTCTGCAGGAGCTGAAATCGATCACCGAGACCATCCGCGAGATGGGCCTGACCCCGTCGATGCGCTTCTCCCTCAAGAAGATCCGGCCGGCCACGCCGGACGAAGCGGCGGAGTTCCCCGGCAACCCGGGCGGGGACGTCCTCGAACTCCGCCGGACCATCTCGGCGGACGACGTGGTCGTCGCGTACGTGCACGACGTCATGCCGATGTGGGTCTTCGGTGACGACTTCGACGTCGACGACCTCACCGGTTCGGTCTTCGCCCACCTCGGCAAGCACACCGACGTGGTGCCGCGGCGCGCGGTGTCCGAAATCCACGCCTGCCGCGGCCTGCCCGCCGAATGGGCTCCCTTCGCCGAGGAGCCCCCGGCGCCCGAGACGCTGTTCCTCCTGCTGGACCAGATGCAGTTCGACCACCGCAACCGGCCCTTCATGCACACCGAGGCGCACTTCATCGAGGGCAGGTTCACCTTCATGGTCGTCCGCCTGGCACCGGTGTGA
- a CDS encoding ABC transporter substrate-binding protein, with translation MNRTTRGWKAACGLTAAALVLATQALTGCAAEVKSNSSEVTIAVQPLLDYAPWEFARTHGLAAELGLTLNFTYLTQVNTAIQALERHEVDVVSTCTACNLPYLVSVPSVRDIMTIDQFKGFIIVGRAGAPSYDQLVAQGHPDAQARQIVYDNLKGKTLIGNKVIFGPLVKGLEQYANLQPGDINIVDMPDDAKAATAFLSGQGDFYMGSLAQESKLLQNYPDKFVNVGGAEVLGPAGLWYCTAAVDQRWLDKNFPTARKLVALWLRTSRYLNERPDLAVPELTRVMNTRSGSTYTPEQIENQMRQFVHYTDPAAARNDVYNPQSPLYWRNSLDFYAEQSVAAGELPAGSSLDEYNLQEQIYDSVMRDPALVEWIEAPLT, from the coding sequence ATGAACCGGACGACGCGCGGGTGGAAGGCGGCGTGCGGGCTCACCGCGGCCGCGCTGGTGCTCGCCACACAGGCACTGACCGGGTGCGCGGCCGAGGTCAAGAGCAACAGCTCCGAAGTGACCATCGCCGTGCAGCCGTTGCTGGACTACGCCCCCTGGGAGTTCGCCCGGACCCACGGCCTGGCCGCGGAACTGGGACTCACGCTGAACTTCACCTACCTCACCCAGGTCAACACCGCCATCCAGGCGCTGGAACGCCACGAGGTCGACGTGGTGAGCACGTGCACGGCCTGCAACCTGCCCTACCTGGTGTCCGTGCCCTCCGTCCGCGACATCATGACCATCGACCAGTTCAAGGGCTTCATCATCGTCGGCCGGGCCGGCGCGCCCTCCTACGACCAGCTGGTCGCGCAGGGCCACCCGGACGCACAGGCCCGGCAGATCGTCTACGACAACCTCAAGGGCAAGACCCTCATCGGGAACAAGGTCATCTTCGGCCCCCTCGTGAAGGGCCTCGAGCAGTACGCGAACCTGCAGCCGGGTGACATCAACATCGTGGACATGCCCGATGACGCGAAGGCGGCCACCGCGTTCCTCTCCGGGCAGGGCGACTTCTACATGGGCTCGCTCGCGCAGGAGTCGAAGCTGCTGCAGAACTACCCGGACAAGTTCGTCAACGTGGGCGGCGCGGAGGTCCTGGGCCCGGCCGGCCTGTGGTACTGCACGGCCGCGGTCGACCAGCGGTGGCTGGACAAGAACTTCCCGACCGCGCGGAAGCTCGTCGCATTGTGGCTGCGCACCAGCCGCTACCTCAACGAACGGCCCGATCTGGCCGTCCCCGAACTGACCCGGGTCATGAACACCCGGTCCGGCAGCACCTACACGCCGGAGCAGATCGAGAACCAGATGCGCCAGTTCGTGCACTACACGGACCCCGCGGCGGCCCGGAACGACGTCTACAACCCGCAGTCGCCGCTGTACTGGCGCAATTCGCTCGACTTCTACGCCGAACAGAGCGTGGCGGCCGGGGAACTCCCCGCCGGGAGCTCGCTGGACGAGTACAACCTCCAGGAACAGATCTACGACTCCGTGATGCGCGACCCGGCACTGGTGGAGTGGATCGAGGCGCCGCTGACCTGA
- a CDS encoding trimeric intracellular cation channel family protein, producing the protein MAAAVEAITQVTRYLDLAGVFACAILGGAVARAERLDLFGFLVVGSISGLGGGVIRDTLLQNGPPVALTDYAYLPTALAGALLSFVISISESSWDKLFTALDAAVIGFWSVTGAQKTLAAGLGWLPAILLGTTTAVGGGALRDIMLRRVPAVFGGTPLYGTVAAAVAATMVVCTYLGAPLAGLIAGVVGALLFRVAAVRFGWNLPNGLEWQPHSRLASAWRNRRQRRNPPDT; encoded by the coding sequence ATGGCGGCAGCGGTGGAGGCGATCACGCAGGTCACGCGCTACCTCGATCTCGCGGGGGTGTTCGCCTGCGCGATCCTCGGCGGCGCCGTGGCCCGCGCGGAGCGGCTCGACCTGTTCGGGTTCCTCGTGGTCGGCAGCATCTCCGGGCTCGGGGGCGGCGTCATCCGCGACACGTTGCTGCAGAACGGCCCGCCCGTCGCGCTGACCGACTACGCCTACCTGCCGACCGCCCTGGCCGGGGCGCTCCTGTCGTTCGTCATCTCGATCAGTGAGAGCTCCTGGGACAAGCTCTTCACCGCCCTGGACGCCGCCGTCATCGGTTTCTGGTCCGTGACGGGTGCGCAGAAGACGCTCGCCGCGGGACTCGGGTGGCTGCCTGCGATCCTGCTCGGCACGACCACCGCCGTCGGGGGCGGGGCGCTGCGCGACATCATGCTGCGCCGCGTCCCGGCCGTCTTCGGGGGCACGCCGCTGTACGGCACGGTCGCGGCCGCGGTCGCCGCCACGATGGTCGTCTGCACCTACCTCGGCGCGCCGCTGGCCGGTCTCATCGCAGGCGTCGTCGGGGCACTGCTGTTCCGCGTCGCCGCGGTCAGGTTCGGCTGGAACCTGCCCAACGGCCTGGAGTGGCAGCCGCATTCGAGGCTGGCGTCCGCGTGGCGCAACCGCCGTCAGCGCCGCAACCCGCCGGACACCTGA
- a CDS encoding dihydroxyacetone kinase subunit DhaK produces the protein MKKLINQPGAFVDEVISSIVDVHPELRTSPASKRVVTRTGGTPPGQVGIVTGGGFGHLPLFLGYVGGGLCAAAAVGNVFSSPSSEEMLIATREADSGAGVLHLYGNYGGDVLNFELAAEDAAAEGIAVRTVLGTDDVFSAALPEDRRGVAGLALVCKIAGAAAARGDSLDQVAAIAQRAADHTRTAGVGLSPTYLPTTGKPTFTLADDEMEIGVGIHGEPGSERITIETADAVADRLMDAIFADAAPAAGDRVALLVNGLGATPAEELYLLTARARARLHKQNVTVAHTYVGHYATSLEMAGASVTVTTLGDDLAPLIAAPAHSPLVRF, from the coding sequence ATGAAAAAGCTGATCAACCAACCCGGGGCGTTCGTCGACGAGGTCATCTCGTCCATCGTCGACGTCCACCCCGAACTGAGGACGTCACCGGCGAGCAAGCGCGTGGTGACCAGGACGGGCGGCACCCCGCCCGGGCAGGTCGGGATCGTCACCGGCGGTGGTTTCGGCCACCTGCCGCTGTTCCTCGGATACGTCGGCGGCGGGCTCTGCGCCGCCGCGGCGGTGGGCAACGTGTTCTCCTCGCCGTCGTCGGAGGAGATGCTGATCGCCACCCGGGAGGCCGACAGCGGCGCCGGTGTCCTGCACCTCTACGGCAACTACGGCGGCGACGTGCTGAACTTCGAGCTCGCCGCCGAGGACGCGGCGGCCGAGGGCATCGCCGTGCGCACCGTGCTCGGCACCGACGACGTGTTCTCCGCCGCACTCCCCGAAGACCGGCGCGGGGTGGCCGGCCTGGCACTGGTCTGCAAGATCGCGGGTGCCGCCGCGGCCCGCGGGGACAGCCTCGACCAGGTCGCCGCGATCGCGCAGCGCGCCGCGGACCACACCCGCACCGCGGGGGTGGGCCTGTCCCCCACCTATCTGCCGACCACGGGAAAGCCCACGTTCACCCTCGCCGACGACGAGATGGAGATCGGCGTCGGCATCCACGGGGAACCGGGCTCGGAGCGGATCACGATCGAGACCGCCGACGCGGTGGCTGACCGGCTGATGGACGCGATCTTCGCCGACGCCGCGCCCGCCGCGGGCGACCGGGTCGCTCTGCTGGTGAACGGGCTCGGCGCCACCCCCGCCGAGGAGCTGTACCTGCTGACCGCGAGGGCGAGGGCGCGCCTGCACAAGCAGAACGTCACGGTCGCGCACACCTACGTGGGGCACTACGCCACCAGCCTGGAGATGGCCGGTGCCTCCGTCACCGTGACCACCCTGGGCGACGACCTCGCCCCTCTGATCGCCGCGCCCGCGCACTCACCCCTGGTGAGGTTCTGA
- a CDS encoding N-acyl homoserine lactonase family protein — translation MTGSDMRLYVLPSGLLHYDQSVFTYDRGCGIGVEVPSLMFLIEHPKGRVLFDTGLDPALATDPHGYWGDMADLVRPEVEAGQDIVSHLGRLGLTPDDVDYVVLSCLFRDHAGGLKYLPRATVIVQGVELQQAHWTSAWLRATYNNPYEPNDIVRMREREYVELYGEDWDLFGDGRVVALSSPCHTRGEQALVVRLPETGTVLMPAGVIPTKENFDTDVMTGRLLVDPPEAYRSARRLKKLAADEDALVLFHHDPADWKTYRQAPDHYA, via the coding sequence GTGACCGGCTCCGACATGCGCCTGTACGTCCTGCCCTCAGGACTACTGCACTACGACCAGAGCGTGTTCACCTACGACCGGGGATGCGGGATCGGCGTCGAGGTGCCGAGCCTGATGTTCCTGATCGAGCACCCGAAGGGCCGGGTGTTGTTCGACACCGGACTCGACCCGGCGCTGGCCACCGATCCCCACGGCTACTGGGGCGACATGGCCGATCTCGTGCGGCCGGAGGTCGAAGCGGGGCAGGACATCGTCAGTCACCTGGGGCGCCTCGGCCTCACCCCGGACGACGTCGACTACGTCGTCCTGTCCTGCCTGTTCCGCGACCACGCCGGCGGGCTGAAGTACCTGCCGCGGGCCACGGTGATCGTGCAGGGGGTGGAGTTGCAGCAGGCGCACTGGACCTCCGCCTGGCTCCGCGCGACGTACAACAACCCCTACGAGCCCAACGACATCGTCCGCATGCGCGAACGCGAGTACGTCGAGCTGTACGGGGAGGACTGGGACCTCTTCGGCGACGGACGGGTCGTGGCGCTGAGCTCCCCCTGCCACACCCGCGGCGAGCAGGCCCTCGTGGTGCGGCTGCCGGAGACCGGGACGGTGCTGATGCCCGCCGGCGTGATTCCCACCAAGGAGAACTTCGACACCGACGTCATGACCGGGCGACTGCTGGTCGACCCGCCGGAGGCCTACCGCAGCGCCCGGCGGCTGAAGAAGCTGGCCGCAGACGAGGACGCCCTCGTGCTCTTCCACCACGACCCGGCGGACTGGAAGACCTACCGGCAGGCCCCGGACCACTACGCGTGA
- a CDS encoding nitrilase family protein has protein sequence MTEVLKVATVQFEHHADDKRYNLARVAHFTDRAAAAGARLVVFPEMCVTGYWHLRRHDAQTLHALAEPTGGPSVSAVLALTREHGIGVGAGFLESDGGRLFNSYALCLPDGSVHVHRKLHAFEHEAISSGDRYTVFDTPWGVRMAILICWDNNLVENVRACALAGASVLLAPHQTGGTASRSPHGMRPIPLARWQNRHTDPGAIEDEFRGPNGREWLMRWLPARAHDNGLFVVFSNGVGQDDDEVRTGNAMVLDPYGRILAETWAAGDRIVTADLDLGLIPLSTGRRWLAGRRPELYGSLVRRLGIEREPRTARFATEPVDL, from the coding sequence ATGACGGAAGTTCTGAAGGTGGCGACGGTGCAGTTCGAACACCACGCCGACGACAAGCGGTACAACCTGGCGCGGGTGGCGCACTTCACGGACCGGGCCGCGGCGGCAGGCGCGCGGCTCGTGGTGTTCCCGGAGATGTGCGTGACCGGGTACTGGCACCTGCGCCGCCACGACGCACAGACGTTGCACGCGCTGGCCGAACCCACCGGCGGGCCGTCGGTGAGCGCGGTACTCGCGCTCACCCGGGAGCACGGAATCGGCGTGGGCGCCGGGTTCCTGGAAAGCGATGGCGGCAGGCTGTTCAACTCCTACGCGCTGTGCCTGCCGGACGGGTCCGTGCACGTCCACCGCAAGCTGCACGCGTTCGAGCACGAAGCGATCAGCAGCGGTGACCGGTACACGGTCTTCGACACCCCGTGGGGCGTGCGGATGGCGATCCTGATCTGCTGGGACAACAACCTCGTCGAGAACGTCCGCGCCTGTGCGCTGGCCGGCGCCTCGGTGCTGCTCGCACCGCACCAGACCGGGGGCACCGCGTCCCGCAGCCCGCACGGCATGCGCCCGATCCCCCTGGCCCGCTGGCAGAACCGGCACACCGACCCCGGCGCGATCGAGGACGAGTTCCGCGGCCCCAACGGCCGGGAGTGGCTGATGCGCTGGCTTCCGGCCCGCGCCCACGACAACGGCTTGTTCGTGGTCTTCAGCAACGGTGTCGGCCAGGACGACGACGAGGTCCGCACCGGCAACGCGATGGTGCTCGACCCGTACGGGCGCATCCTCGCCGAGACGTGGGCAGCCGGCGACCGGATAGTGACGGCTGACCTCGATCTCGGCCTGATCCCGTTGTCCACCGGACGGCGGTGGCTGGCCGGGCGCCGCCCGGAGCTCTACGGAAGCCTCGTGCGGCGGCTCGGCATCGAGCGCGAACCGCGGACGGCCCGCTTCGCCACAGAACCGGTCGACCTCTGA
- a CDS encoding enoyl-CoA hydratase/isomerase family protein — translation MTTIEVGEDGDVAVLRLAHGKANAMDTELCRELVARLEEAELGGAKAVVLTGRDGMFSAGVDLPRVSDGGAPYVREFLPALSDAFLAVFGFPGPVVAAVSGHAIAGGAVLAAACDRRVLNARQGRVGVTELLVGVPFPVVALEILRCAYGTERLPGLTFLAETYAGADALARGLVDELAEPDAVLPTAIETAKRLAAVPPEAFRHTKAQIHRPFDERIGEQRAGDDLYVEQIWSSPEALAAIDHYVTTTLRK, via the coding sequence ATGACGACGATCGAGGTCGGCGAGGACGGCGACGTGGCCGTGTTGCGCCTGGCGCACGGCAAGGCCAACGCGATGGACACCGAGCTGTGCCGGGAGCTGGTGGCGCGGCTGGAGGAGGCCGAGCTCGGCGGCGCGAAGGCCGTCGTGCTCACCGGCCGGGACGGGATGTTCTCGGCGGGCGTGGACCTGCCGCGCGTCTCCGACGGCGGCGCGCCTTACGTGCGGGAGTTCCTGCCCGCGCTGTCGGATGCGTTCCTCGCGGTGTTCGGCTTTCCGGGCCCCGTCGTGGCGGCGGTCAGCGGGCATGCGATCGCCGGGGGCGCCGTGCTGGCGGCGGCGTGCGACCGGCGGGTGCTGAACGCGCGGCAGGGCCGGGTCGGGGTCACCGAACTGCTCGTCGGGGTGCCGTTCCCGGTGGTGGCGCTGGAGATCCTGCGCTGCGCCTACGGCACCGAGCGGCTTCCGGGACTGACGTTCCTGGCCGAAACCTACGCCGGCGCGGACGCGCTGGCTCGTGGCCTGGTCGACGAGCTGGCCGAGCCGGACGCGGTGCTGCCGACGGCGATCGAGACCGCGAAACGGCTCGCGGCGGTGCCGCCGGAGGCGTTCCGGCACACGAAGGCGCAGATCCACCGGCCGTTCGACGAGCGGATCGGCGAGCAGCGCGCCGGGGACGACCTGTACGTCGAGCAGATCTGGTCCTCGCCCGAGGCGCTGGCCGCGATCGACCACTACGTGACGACGACGCTGCGGAAGTGA
- a CDS encoding LysR family transcriptional regulator: MHARLRTFVTIADLHGFGPAARCLSLTQPALTKQIQALERDLGGSLFTRGRHGAALTDFGAALLPQARETVAALDAFTDRAHRLARGEQGRIAVGFGLSTITLAPRAVAEFRRSYPGVEVALEDLPSAVQADRIRTGRLHAGFVRLPVGDDLHQRALRRDHLAIASTAAVPPEVTDWLGRQRLVRLARIKGPGLTAQIDEFCAARNIRPGTLSETHDLQTVLALVAAGVGPALVPATAARIAPPGITFTGLPEPEAAWEVGIAWHPAPRSALVGNFVESALAVDR, translated from the coding sequence ATGCATGCACGCCTGCGGACGTTTGTCACGATCGCCGACCTGCACGGCTTCGGCCCGGCCGCCCGCTGTCTTTCCCTCACCCAGCCCGCGCTGACCAAACAGATCCAGGCGCTGGAGCGTGACCTGGGCGGCTCCTTGTTCACCCGGGGCAGGCACGGCGCGGCGCTCACGGATTTCGGCGCGGCGCTCCTGCCCCAGGCGCGTGAGACCGTCGCCGCGCTCGACGCGTTCACCGACCGCGCTCACCGGCTGGCGCGCGGGGAGCAGGGCCGGATCGCCGTGGGTTTCGGCCTGTCCACCATCACCCTCGCGCCGCGCGCGGTCGCGGAGTTCCGGCGGTCCTACCCCGGCGTCGAGGTCGCCCTGGAGGACCTGCCCTCCGCGGTGCAGGCAGACCGGATCCGCACCGGCCGGCTGCACGCAGGGTTCGTCCGGCTGCCGGTGGGAGACGACCTGCACCAGCGCGCGCTGCGCCGCGACCACCTCGCGATCGCCAGTACCGCGGCCGTCCCGCCCGAGGTCACCGACTGGCTGGGCCGGCAGCGGCTGGTCCGGCTCGCCCGGATCAAGGGTCCCGGGCTGACGGCGCAGATCGACGAGTTCTGCGCCGCCCGCAACATCCGGCCCGGCACGCTGTCCGAAACGCACGACCTGCAGACAGTGCTCGCGCTCGTGGCCGCGGGGGTCGGCCCCGCACTGGTCCCGGCCACCGCCGCGCGAATCGCGCCGCCCGGCATCACCTTCACGGGGCTGCCGGAGCCCGAGGCGGCGTGGGAAGTCGGCATCGCCTGGCACCCCGCGCCGCGCTCGGCATTGGTCGGCAACTTCGTGGAGAGCGCTCTCGCGGTCGACCGCTGA
- a CDS encoding DAK2 domain-containing protein encodes MNATAALLQQALTQLPGHADELRDLDAHLGDGDLGITVSSGADAARAAVAGLPDDATPAALIRAAGAAFGRANPSTFAALVHGAANAAAAALGDAPELGRAEAELVLTEAIASIAKRGRSARGDKTVLDALSASLDALRSAPSDPASALARMIEAARADTERLAANQSQKGRAAWIRERSVGHPDAGSIAYIRFLQALHHAVPAGAAETERRPS; translated from the coding sequence ATGAACGCCACGGCCGCCCTGCTCCAGCAGGCGCTGACGCAACTGCCCGGCCACGCGGACGAACTGCGTGACCTCGACGCCCACCTCGGCGACGGCGACCTCGGCATCACGGTCTCCTCCGGTGCCGACGCGGCACGGGCCGCGGTCGCCGGGTTGCCGGACGACGCCACGCCGGCCGCCTTGATCCGCGCCGCGGGCGCCGCCTTCGGCCGCGCCAACCCGTCGACCTTCGCCGCGCTCGTCCACGGCGCGGCGAACGCGGCGGCCGCCGCGCTGGGCGACGCGCCGGAACTGGGCCGGGCCGAAGCCGAACTGGTCCTGACCGAGGCGATCGCCAGCATCGCCAAGCGCGGCCGCTCGGCCCGGGGCGACAAGACCGTCCTGGACGCGCTGTCCGCGAGCCTGGACGCCCTGCGGTCCGCGCCCAGCGACCCGGCCTCCGCCCTGGCCCGCATGATCGAGGCCGCGCGGGCCGACACCGAACGCCTCGCCGCGAACCAGTCCCAGAAGGGGCGCGCGGCCTGGATCCGGGAGCGCAGCGTCGGCCACCCCGACGCCGGATCGATCGCCTACATCCGCTTCCTGCAAGCACTCCACCACGCGGTGCCGGCCGGCGCCGCCGAGACCGAACGGAGGCCGTCGTGA
- a CDS encoding ABC transporter permease, whose amino-acid sequence MTETSLSGVAVDARPDRRRARAARRTALRIAEAVLIPAVLIVVWIWTSTSNLTDPLFVPSPGQVWNSFVALEPRLGSAITSTVLTTLAGFAVGTGAGVGIGLLLAYSRHTRSLLGGIFDALRPIPIFALIPLFILWFGLGRTPQIILVAFGTFVVLVVTTLEAIRNVPPVYVKAALNLGASRGFIYRTVVVPSITPHLIGAVRVSAAASWGLGVAAEFIGAQNGLGYLIINRQNYLDTAGIVVLVVVYAIIAYLVDLLIRLGQGRLLRWTDRGSAASSVSSVLGAA is encoded by the coding sequence GTGACCGAGACCTCGCTGTCCGGCGTCGCTGTCGACGCCCGGCCGGACCGGCGGCGGGCGCGGGCGGCCCGGCGGACCGCGCTGCGGATCGCCGAGGCGGTGCTCATCCCGGCGGTCCTGATCGTCGTCTGGATCTGGACCAGCACCTCGAACCTGACCGATCCGCTGTTCGTGCCCAGTCCCGGCCAGGTGTGGAATTCGTTCGTCGCACTGGAACCGCGGCTCGGCTCGGCCATCACGTCCACCGTCCTGACCACCCTGGCCGGCTTCGCCGTCGGCACCGGCGCCGGCGTCGGCATCGGCCTGCTGCTGGCCTACAGCCGGCACACCCGGTCCCTGCTCGGCGGGATCTTCGACGCGCTGCGGCCCATCCCGATCTTCGCGCTGATCCCGCTGTTCATCCTGTGGTTCGGGCTCGGCCGGACGCCGCAGATCATCCTCGTCGCCTTCGGCACGTTCGTGGTGCTCGTGGTCACGACGCTGGAAGCGATCCGCAACGTCCCGCCGGTCTATGTGAAGGCCGCGTTGAACCTCGGAGCGTCCCGCGGGTTCATCTACCGCACGGTCGTCGTCCCCTCGATCACGCCGCACCTCATCGGCGCGGTGCGGGTGTCCGCGGCCGCGTCCTGGGGTCTGGGCGTCGCGGCCGAGTTCATCGGAGCGCAGAACGGCCTGGGCTACCTCATCATCAACCGGCAGAACTACCTGGACACCGCGGGCATCGTCGTGCTCGTCGTGGTCTACGCGATCATCGCCTACCTCGTCGACCTGCTCATCCGGCTCGGACAGGGCCGCCTGCTGCGCTGGACCGACCGCGGCTCGGCAGCTTCGTCGGTCAGCTCGGTGCTGGGGGCGGCATGA
- a CDS encoding ABC transporter ATP-binding protein, translating to MSTAARTVPAARDTSYLSFSEVGMSFPDGNSAKHILSGITLDVRHGETVCLLGASGSGKSTLLNIAAGFLTPTTGTALAEGRAIDGPAADRVMVFQEDATFPWYTVAQNVAYGLRARGTDRRDREARVAEMVELVGLGDAAGSYPRQLSGGMRKRCDMARALAVEPEAILMDEPFAALDVMTKERLQVQFRRIGLDRGLTSLFVTHDLEEALFVGDRVAVLRKGPGPLLALVDVPFPRDRDVSVKTTPEFQQLRRRLGEYIANNHGGPS from the coding sequence ATGTCAACTGCAGCAAGGACCGTGCCGGCAGCACGGGACACCAGCTACTTGAGTTTTTCCGAGGTCGGGATGTCCTTCCCGGACGGGAACTCGGCCAAGCACATCCTCTCCGGCATCACGCTCGACGTGCGCCACGGTGAGACGGTGTGCCTGCTCGGGGCGTCCGGGAGCGGGAAATCGACCCTGCTGAACATCGCCGCGGGCTTCCTGACCCCCACCACGGGCACGGCGCTGGCCGAGGGCCGCGCCATCGACGGCCCCGCGGCCGACCGGGTCATGGTCTTCCAGGAGGACGCGACCTTCCCCTGGTACACCGTCGCCCAGAACGTCGCCTACGGGTTGCGGGCGCGTGGAACCGACCGGCGCGACCGCGAAGCGCGGGTCGCCGAGATGGTCGAACTGGTCGGTCTGGGCGACGCCGCCGGCTCCTACCCGCGGCAGCTCTCCGGCGGCATGCGCAAGCGGTGCGACATGGCCAGGGCGCTCGCCGTCGAGCCCGAGGCGATCCTGATGGACGAGCCCTTCGCCGCACTGGACGTGATGACCAAGGAACGCCTCCAGGTCCAGTTCCGCCGGATCGGCCTCGACCGCGGGCTCACCTCGCTGTTCGTCACGCACGACCTGGAGGAGGCGCTGTTCGTGGGCGACCGGGTCGCGGTGCTGCGCAAGGGACCGGGCCCCCTGCTCGCCCTCGTCGACGTCCCGTTCCCGCGCGACCGGGACGTCTCCGTCAAGACGACTCCCGAGTTCCAGCAGCTCCGCCGCAGGCTCGGCGAATACATCGCGAACAACCACGGAGGCCCATCGTGA
- a CDS encoding phosphotransferase has protein sequence MTPPDGSPRQPAVVPAEEDLPTVRRLAGEVLGTDPTVISEIGNGNLNQVFRASSARDSVVIKRAVPYVHSVGRSWPLSSARVITEARAYEVHHAASPGRLPGLRGRDDDARLLAIEDIAGLDCRSWLSSDRPAPSIATAVGDYCADIVQRTSPGAMSGARWDELRAAFTDTTMRDFTDRVVFRAPFEDDPTNSWPAHLRERRSLVTDDPAILRTAAHARAVFLGRADCLLHGDLHSGSVLFDGTRTAIIDLEFAFFGPAAFDIGNFLAHLYFARARRHALGESAARRAEIDQLATEFCETVTRRLAGSGAPTGLAAEAALFAGSELLRRIVGRFAVADLVELPTAARESAERAVFSAWHNLFRSHHTVTTFTEIWHTAEGTR, from the coding sequence ATGACGCCCCCTGACGGCTCCCCACGGCAACCTGCCGTGGTGCCGGCCGAAGAGGACCTGCCCACGGTCCGCCGGCTGGCCGGTGAGGTGCTCGGCACCGATCCCACGGTGATTTCCGAGATCGGCAACGGGAACCTGAACCAGGTCTTCCGGGCGAGTTCGGCACGGGACAGCGTCGTGATCAAGCGCGCGGTGCCCTACGTCCACTCGGTCGGCCGGTCCTGGCCGCTGTCCAGCGCGCGGGTGATCACCGAAGCGCGGGCGTACGAGGTGCACCACGCCGCGTCGCCGGGCCGGCTGCCCGGCCTGCGCGGCCGCGACGACGACGCGCGCCTGCTGGCGATCGAGGACATCGCCGGTCTCGACTGCCGGAGCTGGCTGAGCTCGGACCGGCCGGCACCGTCGATCGCGACCGCAGTCGGCGACTACTGCGCCGACATCGTCCAGCGCACCTCTCCCGGCGCGATGAGCGGCGCCCGGTGGGACGAACTGCGCGCGGCGTTCACCGACACCACCATGCGGGACTTCACCGACCGGGTCGTGTTCCGCGCGCCGTTCGAGGACGACCCGACCAACAGCTGGCCCGCCCACCTCCGTGAACGCCGGTCACTGGTGACGGACGACCCGGCGATCCTCCGGACCGCGGCACACGCCCGCGCCGTGTTCCTGGGCCGGGCGGACTGCCTGCTGCACGGTGACCTGCACTCGGGTTCCGTGCTGTTCGACGGGACGCGCACGGCGATCATCGACCTGGAGTTCGCCTTCTTCGGCCCGGCGGCCTTCGACATCGGCAACTTCCTCGCCCACCTCTACTTCGCCCGGGCCCGGCGGCACGCCCTGGGTGAAAGCGCCGCGCGCCGTGCCGAGATCGACCAGCTCGCCACCGAGTTCTGCGAGACCGTCACCCGGCGGCTGGCCGGATCCGGTGCACCGACCGGGCTCGCCGCGGAAGCCGCGCTGTTCGCCGGGAGCGAGCTGCTCCGCCGGATCGTGGGCCGGTTCGCGGTGGCCGACCTCGTCGAGCTCCCCACCGCCGCGCGCGAATCGGCCGAGCGAGCCGTCTTTTCGGCCTGGCACAACCTCTTCCGCTCCCACCACACCGTCACGACGTTCACTGAGATCTGGCACACGGCCGAAGGGACGAGATGA